In Triticum aestivum cultivar Chinese Spring chromosome 5B, IWGSC CS RefSeq v2.1, whole genome shotgun sequence, the following proteins share a genomic window:
- the LOC123112545 gene encoding cyclin-C1-1 isoform X1 — MAANFWASSHSKQLLDPEDVDVVPAADRERGITTEEFRLVKIHMSSHIWRLAQQVKVRQRVIATAITYFRRVYTRKSMSEYDPRLVAPACLYLASKVEESTVQARLLVFYIKKMCAGSDDKYRFEIKDILEMEMKLLEALDYYLVVYHPYRPLLHLLQDAGVTDLTQFAWGLVNDTYKMDLILVQPPYMIALACIYIASVLKDKDTTSWFEELHVDMNIVKNISMEILDFYETYKVDPQRGLSDEKISPIMNKLPAKA; from the exons ATGGCCGCCAACTTCTGGGCGTCGTCGCACTC CAAGCAGCTGCTGGACCCGGAGGACGTGGACGTGGTGCCGGCGGCGGACCGGGAGCGGGGCATCACGACGGAGGAGTTCCGCCTCGTCAAGATCCACATGTCCTCCC ATATATGGCGGTTGGCGCAGCAGGTGAAAGTTAGACAAAG AGTCATAGCTACTGCCATCACTTACTTCAGGCGTGTCTATACAAG AAAGAGCATGAGTGAGTATGACCCTCGTTTGGTAGCCCCGGCTTGTTTATATTTAGCATCAAAGGTAGAGGAGAGCACAGTGCAAGCAAGGCTTCTCGTCTTCTACATAAAAAAGATGTGTG CAGGTTCTGATGATAAGTACCGATTTGAAATTAAGGATATTCTTGAAATGGAAATGAAGCTCCTGGAAGCGCTTGACTATTATTTAGTTGTTTACCATCCTTATCGTCCTCTTTTACA TTTATTGCAGGATGCTGGCGTAACAGACCTGACACAGTTTGCCTG GGGCCTTGTCAATGATACTTACAAAATGGACCTTATTCTCGTACAGCCTCCCTATATGATTGCATTGGCTTGTATATACATTGCCAGTGTTCTTAAAGATAAGGATACAACTTCATGGTTTGAAGAACTTCATGTTGACATGAACATT GTGAAGAATATTTCAATGGAGATACTGGACTTCTACGAAACCTACAAGGTTGACCCCCAAAGGGGGCTCTCCGACGAAAAGATCAGCCCGATAATGAACAAGCTGCCAGCAAAGGCCTAA
- the LOC123112542 gene encoding uncharacterized protein isoform X1, which translates to MAAAARDRRRRGRALGAASAAAAEDDGEEHHLNPFLSDAAPTSSRVQFRNVASRARWVEEAGAAEVLDNKGKLWLTTGVTRGGRLYYNVEEIGFLAERGALIFLDDEGATIGMEEIYGKIAGGKYGCSWDAFQAYKHLKLLGYIIGRYGVPWTMKHSPTCETTDSLEGMPDTDQSFNRANGVRNGITKLLGEMHIDGLHPSFEVYLPNNKFRKSSPGAPCFLLSMLSGYNVFPTPCRSREWPGRSPRPSPPPPLTSPLPSPAAARGRRRAKPVRACGGGGGFLPSPRNIRSARNGWPRGGVSGWRRPGGGSEGRRRCSAPPGGNLGARLGRVRDGARIWRGFGRARDGRVVLLRWGTPGQRPRSGLPVAWAWTAYGRAAAPGSGCARGVRIDSRARRRQAYVGRGNQPGVAGAAPEREVCCGRWTCSSALLLRLRLRSGSGVSCFFGLVLLFAMWCWLLRWWWLRWCCGGGRRLRPRGGAVLVAVDRGIPWPE; encoded by the exons ATGGCGGCCGCGGCGCGAGACCGGCGGCGAAGGGGCCGCGCTCTCGGGGCtgcctccgccgctgccgcggaaGACGACGGGGAGGAGCACCACCTCAACCCCTTCCTCTCGGACGCGGCGCCGACGTCTTCGAGAGTCCAGTTCAG GAACGTGGCGTCGcgggcgcggtgggtggaggaggccggcgcggCGGAGGTGTTGGACAACAAGGGGAAGCTCTGGCTGACCACCGGCGTCACACGGGGCGGCAGGCTCTACTACAATGTCGAGGAGATCGG GTTTTTGGCAGAAAGAGGGGCATTGATTTTTCTCGATGATGAGGGTGCGACAATAGGAATGGAAGAAATCTATGGAAAGATTGCAGGAGGAAAATATGGGTGCTCCTGGGATGCCTTTCAGGCTTACAAACACTTGAAGTTGCTTGGCTACATTATCGGACGATATGGTGTCCCCTGGACAATGAAGCATAGCCCTACTTGTGAAACCACTGATTCCCTCGAGGGTATGCCTGACACTGACCAGAGTTTCAATAGAGCCAATGGTGTCCGCAATGGCATCACGAAATTGCTCGGAGAAATGCACATAGATGGGTTACATCCATCCTTTGAAGTGTATCTACCAAATAACAAATTTAGAAAGTCATCCCCTGGAGCCCCTTGTTTCCTCCTATCTATGCTAAG TGGTTATAATGTTTTCCCGACCCCGTGCCGCTCCCGCGAGTGGCCCGGGCGTAGCCCTagaccctcgccgccgccacccctcacctcgcctctcccctcccccgccgccgccaggggccgccgccgggcgaagcccgtgcgtgcgtgcggcggtggcggcgggtttCTTCCCTCCCCGCGAAACATCCGGTCGGCGCGGAACGGCTGGCCTCGCGGTGGCGTGTCGGGCTGGCGGCGGCCTGGGGGTGGCTCCGAGGGGCGGCGCCGTTGCTCTGCTCCTCCGGGCGGTAACCTTGGCGCGCGGCTAGGCCGGGTGCGGGACGGCGCGCGGATCTGGCGCGGCTTCGGGCGGGCTCGCGATGGCCGAGTCGTGCTGCTGAGGTGGGGGACGCCGGGGCAGCGGCCTCGGTCCGGGCTCCCGGTGGCTTGGGCATGGACGGCGTACGGGCGCGCGGCGGCTCCTGGCTCCGGATGTGCGCGTGGGGTGCGGATCGACagccgggcacggcggcggcaggcgtATGTTGGGCGCGGGAACCAGCCGGGCGTGGCGGGTGCGGCTCCGGAGCGCGAGGTGTGCTGCGGGCGGTGGACCTGCTCGTCTGCTCTGCTGCTTCGCTTGCGGCTCCGATCTGGATCTGGCGTGAGCTGCTTCTTCGGTCTGGTGCTGCTCTTCGCGATGTGGTGTTGGTTGTTGCGGTggtggtggctgcggtggtgctgcGGTGGTGGACGGCGGCTTCGGCCAAGGGGTGGTGCGGTTCTGGTCGCGGTGGATCGTGGGATCCCGTGGCCGGAGTGA
- the LOC123112543 gene encoding uncharacterized protein isoform X2: protein MDSSATLENSTSRHTGNGPPKEAGPTRTWAKIAGPDRRGPNGEETDVFAFLSRDLVSSPFRILFIQNRQGRERGGGGGAERRKKKSSALVGGAARRGGRLLCSSDRAPVRRVSAVDSGAEGSMSTANGTRRASRRQSQDADKVVVNLVSTPPAAGSRRGVSTSNAGARTSPIDVEALEDEVQVVSASQVPPQRRNRRTRRQPVTVVDLDVHATRQGVSHDDNATVLSHNTRNKRPRVSPVINISPETGEGSSLQSKNAGKTSKEPLDVAPKEPIFTCPVCWNKLDEPATTMCGHIFCTNCIKQAIQFQKKCPTCRKHLKMNNFHRIYLPNTSR, encoded by the exons ATGGACAGCTCCGCAACACTGGAAAATTCAACGTCCCGTCACACTGGAAACGGGCCCCCAAAAGAGGCAGGCCCCACACGGACGTGGGCCAAGATAGCGGGCCCTGACAGGCGGGGCCCAAATGGGGAAGAGACAGACGTGTTCGCCTTTTTATCGCGAGACCTCGTCTCCTCCCCCTTTCGCATccttttcattcaaaacaggcagggcagggagaggggaggaggtggaggcgccgAGCGAAGGAAAAAAAAATCGAGTGCACTcgtcggcggcgcggcgcggcgcggcggccgccTCCTCTGCTCGTCCGATCGAGCTCCGGTTCGTCGGGTGAGCGCG GTCGATTCGGGAGCTGAAGGGAGCATGAGTACTGCCAACGGCACACGACGTGCCTCAAGAAGGCAATCACAAGATGCTGATAAGGTTGTCGTGAACTTGGTCTCAACCCCCCCAGCGGCGGGCAGCCGTCGTGGAGTATCAACATCTAACGCTGGCGCGCGCACCTCACCCATTGACGTGGAAGCCCTCGAGGATGAAGTGCAGGTCGTATCAGCTTCACAAGTGCCTCCTCAG AGGAGGAACCGCAGAACTAGGAGGCAGCCTGTGACTGTAGTTGATCTAGATGTACATGCTACCCGGCAAG GAGTGTCTCATGATGATAATGCAACAGTGCTTTCTCATAACACAAGGAACAAACGCCCAAGAGTTTCCCCTGTAATAAACATCTCTCCTGAAACAGGAGAAGGGTCCAGCTTACAG TCAAAAAATGCGGGGAAAACTAGCAAAGAGCCTCTGGAtgtggctccaaaggaacccatcTTCACCTGCCCGGTGTGTTGGAACAAGTTGGATGAGCCCGCCACAACAATGTGCGGCCACATCTTCTGCACTAACTGCATAAAGCAAGCCATCCAGTTCCAGAAGAAATGTCCTACCTGCCGGAAGCACCTGAAGATGAACAATTTCCATCGCATTTACCTTCCTAACACCTCCCGTTAA
- the LOC123112545 gene encoding cyclin-C1-1 isoform X2 produces MAANFWASSHSKQLLDPEDVDVVPAADRERGITTEEFRLVKIHMSSHIWRLAQQVKVRQRVIATAITYFRRVYTRKSMSEYDPRLVAPACLYLASKVEESTVQARLLVFYIKKMCGSDDKYRFEIKDILEMEMKLLEALDYYLVVYHPYRPLLHLLQDAGVTDLTQFAWGLVNDTYKMDLILVQPPYMIALACIYIASVLKDKDTTSWFEELHVDMNIVKNISMEILDFYETYKVDPQRGLSDEKISPIMNKLPAKA; encoded by the exons ATGGCCGCCAACTTCTGGGCGTCGTCGCACTC CAAGCAGCTGCTGGACCCGGAGGACGTGGACGTGGTGCCGGCGGCGGACCGGGAGCGGGGCATCACGACGGAGGAGTTCCGCCTCGTCAAGATCCACATGTCCTCCC ATATATGGCGGTTGGCGCAGCAGGTGAAAGTTAGACAAAG AGTCATAGCTACTGCCATCACTTACTTCAGGCGTGTCTATACAAG AAAGAGCATGAGTGAGTATGACCCTCGTTTGGTAGCCCCGGCTTGTTTATATTTAGCATCAAAGGTAGAGGAGAGCACAGTGCAAGCAAGGCTTCTCGTCTTCTACATAAAAAAGATGTGTG GTTCTGATGATAAGTACCGATTTGAAATTAAGGATATTCTTGAAATGGAAATGAAGCTCCTGGAAGCGCTTGACTATTATTTAGTTGTTTACCATCCTTATCGTCCTCTTTTACA TTTATTGCAGGATGCTGGCGTAACAGACCTGACACAGTTTGCCTG GGGCCTTGTCAATGATACTTACAAAATGGACCTTATTCTCGTACAGCCTCCCTATATGATTGCATTGGCTTGTATATACATTGCCAGTGTTCTTAAAGATAAGGATACAACTTCATGGTTTGAAGAACTTCATGTTGACATGAACATT GTGAAGAATATTTCAATGGAGATACTGGACTTCTACGAAACCTACAAGGTTGACCCCCAAAGGGGGCTCTCCGACGAAAAGATCAGCCCGATAATGAACAAGCTGCCAGCAAAGGCCTAA
- the LOC123112543 gene encoding E3 ubiquitin-protein ligase RNF4 isoform X4 has translation MDSSATLENSTSRHTGNGPPKEAGPTRTWAKIAGPDRRGPNGEETDVFAFLSRDLVSSPFRILFIQNRQGRERGGGGGAERRKKKSSALVGGAARRGGRLLCSSDRAPVRRVDSGAEGSMSTANGTRRASRRQSQDADKVVVNLVSTPPAAGSRRGVSTSNAGARTSPIDVEALEDEVQVVSASQVPPQRRNRRTRRQPVTVVDLDVHATRQGVSHDDNATVLSHNTRNKRPRVSPVINISPETGEGSSLQSKNAGKTSKEPLDVAPKEPIFTCPVCWNKLDEPATTMCGHIFCTNCIKQAIQFQKKCPTCRKHLKMNNFHRIYLPNTSR, from the exons ATGGACAGCTCCGCAACACTGGAAAATTCAACGTCCCGTCACACTGGAAACGGGCCCCCAAAAGAGGCAGGCCCCACACGGACGTGGGCCAAGATAGCGGGCCCTGACAGGCGGGGCCCAAATGGGGAAGAGACAGACGTGTTCGCCTTTTTATCGCGAGACCTCGTCTCCTCCCCCTTTCGCATccttttcattcaaaacaggcagggcagggagaggggaggaggtggaggcgccgAGCGAAGGAAAAAAAAATCGAGTGCACTcgtcggcggcgcggcgcggcgcggcggccgccTCCTCTGCTCGTCCGATCGAGCTCCGGTTCGTCGG GTCGATTCGGGAGCTGAAGGGAGCATGAGTACTGCCAACGGCACACGACGTGCCTCAAGAAGGCAATCACAAGATGCTGATAAGGTTGTCGTGAACTTGGTCTCAACCCCCCCAGCGGCGGGCAGCCGTCGTGGAGTATCAACATCTAACGCTGGCGCGCGCACCTCACCCATTGACGTGGAAGCCCTCGAGGATGAAGTGCAGGTCGTATCAGCTTCACAAGTGCCTCCTCAG AGGAGGAACCGCAGAACTAGGAGGCAGCCTGTGACTGTAGTTGATCTAGATGTACATGCTACCCGGCAAG GAGTGTCTCATGATGATAATGCAACAGTGCTTTCTCATAACACAAGGAACAAACGCCCAAGAGTTTCCCCTGTAATAAACATCTCTCCTGAAACAGGAGAAGGGTCCAGCTTACAG TCAAAAAATGCGGGGAAAACTAGCAAAGAGCCTCTGGAtgtggctccaaaggaacccatcTTCACCTGCCCGGTGTGTTGGAACAAGTTGGATGAGCCCGCCACAACAATGTGCGGCCACATCTTCTGCACTAACTGCATAAAGCAAGCCATCCAGTTCCAGAAGAAATGTCCTACCTGCCGGAAGCACCTGAAGATGAACAATTTCCATCGCATTTACCTTCCTAACACCTCCCGTTAA
- the LOC123112543 gene encoding uncharacterized protein isoform X3 — MDSSATLENSTSRHTGNGPPKEAGPTRTWAKIAGPDRRGPNGEETDVFAFLSRDLVSSPFRILFIQNRQGRERGGGGGAERRKKKSSALVGGAARRGGRLLCSSDRAPVRRSQVDSGAEGSMSTANGTRRASRRQSQDADKVVVNLVSTPPAAGSRRGVSTSNAGARTSPIDVEALEDEVQVVSASQVPPQRRNRRTRRQPVTVVDLDVHATRQGVSHDDNATVLSHNTRNKRPRVSPVINISPETGEGSSLQSKNAGKTSKEPLDVAPKEPIFTCPVCWNKLDEPATTMCGHIFCTNCIKQAIQFQKKCPTCRKHLKMNNFHRIYLPNTSR; from the exons ATGGACAGCTCCGCAACACTGGAAAATTCAACGTCCCGTCACACTGGAAACGGGCCCCCAAAAGAGGCAGGCCCCACACGGACGTGGGCCAAGATAGCGGGCCCTGACAGGCGGGGCCCAAATGGGGAAGAGACAGACGTGTTCGCCTTTTTATCGCGAGACCTCGTCTCCTCCCCCTTTCGCATccttttcattcaaaacaggcagggcagggagaggggaggaggtggaggcgccgAGCGAAGGAAAAAAAAATCGAGTGCACTcgtcggcggcgcggcgcggcgcggcggccgccTCCTCTGCTCGTCCGATCGAGCTCCGGTTCGTCGG TCTCAGGTCGATTCGGGAGCTGAAGGGAGCATGAGTACTGCCAACGGCACACGACGTGCCTCAAGAAGGCAATCACAAGATGCTGATAAGGTTGTCGTGAACTTGGTCTCAACCCCCCCAGCGGCGGGCAGCCGTCGTGGAGTATCAACATCTAACGCTGGCGCGCGCACCTCACCCATTGACGTGGAAGCCCTCGAGGATGAAGTGCAGGTCGTATCAGCTTCACAAGTGCCTCCTCAG AGGAGGAACCGCAGAACTAGGAGGCAGCCTGTGACTGTAGTTGATCTAGATGTACATGCTACCCGGCAAG GAGTGTCTCATGATGATAATGCAACAGTGCTTTCTCATAACACAAGGAACAAACGCCCAAGAGTTTCCCCTGTAATAAACATCTCTCCTGAAACAGGAGAAGGGTCCAGCTTACAG TCAAAAAATGCGGGGAAAACTAGCAAAGAGCCTCTGGAtgtggctccaaaggaacccatcTTCACCTGCCCGGTGTGTTGGAACAAGTTGGATGAGCCCGCCACAACAATGTGCGGCCACATCTTCTGCACTAACTGCATAAAGCAAGCCATCCAGTTCCAGAAGAAATGTCCTACCTGCCGGAAGCACCTGAAGATGAACAATTTCCATCGCATTTACCTTCCTAACACCTCCCGTTAA
- the LOC123112543 gene encoding uncharacterized protein isoform X1 — protein MDSSATLENSTSRHTGNGPPKEAGPTRTWAKIAGPDRRGPNGEETDVFAFLSRDLVSSPFRILFIQNRQGRERGGGGGAERRKKKSSALVGGAARRGGRLLCSSDRAPVRRVSASQVDSGAEGSMSTANGTRRASRRQSQDADKVVVNLVSTPPAAGSRRGVSTSNAGARTSPIDVEALEDEVQVVSASQVPPQRRNRRTRRQPVTVVDLDVHATRQGVSHDDNATVLSHNTRNKRPRVSPVINISPETGEGSSLQSKNAGKTSKEPLDVAPKEPIFTCPVCWNKLDEPATTMCGHIFCTNCIKQAIQFQKKCPTCRKHLKMNNFHRIYLPNTSR, from the exons ATGGACAGCTCCGCAACACTGGAAAATTCAACGTCCCGTCACACTGGAAACGGGCCCCCAAAAGAGGCAGGCCCCACACGGACGTGGGCCAAGATAGCGGGCCCTGACAGGCGGGGCCCAAATGGGGAAGAGACAGACGTGTTCGCCTTTTTATCGCGAGACCTCGTCTCCTCCCCCTTTCGCATccttttcattcaaaacaggcagggcagggagaggggaggaggtggaggcgccgAGCGAAGGAAAAAAAAATCGAGTGCACTcgtcggcggcgcggcgcggcgcggcggccgccTCCTCTGCTCGTCCGATCGAGCTCCGGTTCGTCGGGTGAGCGCG TCTCAGGTCGATTCGGGAGCTGAAGGGAGCATGAGTACTGCCAACGGCACACGACGTGCCTCAAGAAGGCAATCACAAGATGCTGATAAGGTTGTCGTGAACTTGGTCTCAACCCCCCCAGCGGCGGGCAGCCGTCGTGGAGTATCAACATCTAACGCTGGCGCGCGCACCTCACCCATTGACGTGGAAGCCCTCGAGGATGAAGTGCAGGTCGTATCAGCTTCACAAGTGCCTCCTCAG AGGAGGAACCGCAGAACTAGGAGGCAGCCTGTGACTGTAGTTGATCTAGATGTACATGCTACCCGGCAAG GAGTGTCTCATGATGATAATGCAACAGTGCTTTCTCATAACACAAGGAACAAACGCCCAAGAGTTTCCCCTGTAATAAACATCTCTCCTGAAACAGGAGAAGGGTCCAGCTTACAG TCAAAAAATGCGGGGAAAACTAGCAAAGAGCCTCTGGAtgtggctccaaaggaacccatcTTCACCTGCCCGGTGTGTTGGAACAAGTTGGATGAGCCCGCCACAACAATGTGCGGCCACATCTTCTGCACTAACTGCATAAAGCAAGCCATCCAGTTCCAGAAGAAATGTCCTACCTGCCGGAAGCACCTGAAGATGAACAATTTCCATCGCATTTACCTTCCTAACACCTCCCGTTAA
- the LOC123112542 gene encoding uncharacterized protein isoform X2: MAAAARDRRRRGRALGAASAAAAEDDGEEHHLNPFLSDAAPTSSRVQFRNVASRARWVEEAGAAEVLDNKGKLWLTTGVTRGGRLYYNVEEIGFLAERGALIFLDDEGATIGMEEIYGKIAGGKYGCSWDAFQAYKHLKLLGYIIGRYGVPWTMKHSPTCETTDSLEGMPDTDQSFNRANGVRNGITKLLGEMHIDGLHPSFEVYLPNNKFRKSSPGAPCFLLSMLRDKPPSRDELETIESKCDGIPLKFCQVDNGRVSFLSFDKVLLPSLP; encoded by the exons ATGGCGGCCGCGGCGCGAGACCGGCGGCGAAGGGGCCGCGCTCTCGGGGCtgcctccgccgctgccgcggaaGACGACGGGGAGGAGCACCACCTCAACCCCTTCCTCTCGGACGCGGCGCCGACGTCTTCGAGAGTCCAGTTCAG GAACGTGGCGTCGcgggcgcggtgggtggaggaggccggcgcggCGGAGGTGTTGGACAACAAGGGGAAGCTCTGGCTGACCACCGGCGTCACACGGGGCGGCAGGCTCTACTACAATGTCGAGGAGATCGG GTTTTTGGCAGAAAGAGGGGCATTGATTTTTCTCGATGATGAGGGTGCGACAATAGGAATGGAAGAAATCTATGGAAAGATTGCAGGAGGAAAATATGGGTGCTCCTGGGATGCCTTTCAGGCTTACAAACACTTGAAGTTGCTTGGCTACATTATCGGACGATATGGTGTCCCCTGGACAATGAAGCATAGCCCTACTTGTGAAACCACTGATTCCCTCGAGGGTATGCCTGACACTGACCAGAGTTTCAATAGAGCCAATGGTGTCCGCAATGGCATCACGAAATTGCTCGGAGAAATGCACATAGATGGGTTACATCCATCCTTTGAAGTGTATCTACCAAATAACAAATTTAGAAAGTCATCCCCTGGAGCCCCTTGTTTCCTCCTATCTATGCTAAG AGACAAACCACCATCAAGGGATGAACTGGAAACCATCGAAAGCAAGTGTGACGGCATTCCTCTTAAATTTTGTCAAGTTGATAATGGACGTGTCAGCTTTCTCTCCTTCGACAAAGTTCTACTTCCTAGTTTGCCCTGA